Genomic segment of Nitrosopumilaceae archaeon AB1(1):
TATTCTGAGACCCTAACTTTAGTTTCTTGAAAAGATGCTCATTTTGAATAGAGGAATGTTTTTACTAATCCCTTGATAACTTTACAGAACCACAATCATAAAGATTAACATAGAGATGGAGATAAAATACAAGTATGGCAAATACAAGATATAGTCAGGAGATAGAGATCAGAGGACACATTATAGATTCTGCAATTTTAACGAAAATTTATGATGGTATAATGGATCTAAATGGAGAGTTTGAGGCAAAGGACATCAAAGTAGGCAAAATGAAAAATGATGTTAGTTTTGCTAAATTAATAATTTATGGAAAAAACAAAAGACATCTAGACAGGATTTTAGAATTTGTATATAGGAATGGGGCGACTGCTGTAACTGTAAAACCCGTAATTTTAAAAAGCGCCTCAAAAAATATGATAATGCCAGACAATTTTTACAGTACCACCAATAACAACACACAAGTTTTTCTAAACTCAAAATGGATTTCTGTGGATAATATAATGATGGATAAGTGTATTGTAGTTAAGAGTGGTAAAGCATCATGTGTGGCTATACGAGATGTGAAAAAAAATGATAAAATCATAGTAGGGGATAGAGGAGTACGAGTGCAACCGCCTCAAAGACCAAGAGGAGGCGTAGAGGTCTTTGAGTTTATGGGAAGTAGTAGTTCAAGTGAGAGACCCACACACCACATTGCAAAGAATATGGCCAAAGATATGGCAATGATTCGAAAAAAAGGGGGCAAAATAATTCTAGTTGGAGGTCCGGCAATTATTCACACCGGAGTCTCAGATGTAATCGCATGGATGATAAAACACAATTACATAAATGGTGTTTTAGCAGGCAATGCTCTAGCAGTACACGATATTGAATACGCTACACTCGGTACATCATTAGGAATGAATATGCACGATGGAACTCTAGCAGTTCGAGGACATCGCAATCATATGGATGCTATAAACAGTGTATTTAAGAGCGGTTCAATAGCAAACATGGTAAAATCTGGAAAATTAAAAAAGGGCATCATGTATGAATGTATAAAAAACAGGGTACCATTTGTGTTGGCAGCATCAATTAGAGATGACGGACCACTGCCAGATGTAATTGTGGACATCACCAAAGCGCAAAGAGAGTATAAAAAAGTGTTAAAGGGTGCAGACATGGTAATTATGGTATCTACAATGCTCCACTCTATTGCAACTGGAAATATGTTACCGGCGAACACCAAAATAATAGTGATTGATATTAGTCAGCCCACGGTGACAAAATTAATTGACAGAGGAACATGGCAGGCATTAGGAATTGTATCAGATGTCGGAGCATTTTTCCCAATCATTTTACAAGAATTAAAGAAAATGCATAGATGAATAGTTTGGCTAGTTATTTAGTAGAGCAGACAGAATCCAAGACAGAGTTTAGCGTAAGGAATCAACGCAGTAGACTCAAAATCATTCCATATGTTGGTTGTAAATCAGGATTTGCTCATATTTTTGATGCATTAATATCAAAAGATACGTCTGAAAATATTTACGATTTATTTGGTGGCGGTGGTGGATTTACAATTTATGCGTGTAATCGTTTTGGATCAGAACGAGTAACATACAATGATAATAATCCAGTTTTGGTAAATTTTATGACTCAATTACAGAAATCCCCACATAGATTATTTTGCGAATATGAAAAGCATCGTAAAAATTCTAGCCCAGAGTATTATCTCAAAGTAAGAGGTATGAATATCAAAAAGGGTGTTACAGCAGCAGGTAGATTTTTTTATCTCAGTAAGAATGCATTTTCAGGTAAAATTAGATTCAACTCACAAAATATTTTCAATACACCTATGCGTAAAAATACCCCATGTCCAAAAATAAAACGAGATGATATAATAAATATCAGTCAAGTTTTAAAACACCTTACAATAAAAAATGAATCGTATGAAAATTTTATAAATTTAAAACAAAAATTTATTTATCTATATCCACCATACATTAATAATACAAATGGGCATTACAATAATATTTTAGAAAAAAGTGAATTTATCAAGTTTGTCAAAAAAATAAAAAAAACAAACAAAGTTATGATATCAGAGCAAAATTTACCTCAGGAATTAGATCTCGTAGATTTTAATATTTACAACATATCATTATACAGATCACTACAATACGTTACACAGAATAACAGCAAAGAGATCATAGGCATTAATTACTAATTACACTCATCACTTAATCTAGAAATACGTCTCACAAGAAAGAACGGGCTGTAAAGTAGTATAGGGATAGATATTGCAATGAATAATGTTTGTAGTTGGCCTAAAACAATACTAGCAGTTATTCCAGCGATGGGACCTAGAATTAAAGATACCGCAGATCCGGCACATGTAGGACAGGCGATGAAAAGTCCTGTTGCCGCCCCAATACTACCAATACTACGTCTTTTTTTCGATATACTGTTTGCTGCAAACACAAGGGAGACATTCAAGGCGACAAGGTAAGAGACTATAATTTGTAATAATAAATTGATAGGAATAATTTGTAGACCAACATGTTCTGTGAGATAAATCAGTATCAAGGGCATATACCCTACAGTATCACAGCATGGGATTAATTCTACAGAGGGAATATTTACCCCATAGTGATATGAGAAAACTAATTCAGGTTGATATACCAACGTACCGGATAAAAATGAGAAAAATACGCCATAAATAAATATACAAGATACAAATATTTTTCTAGATTTATCATTCCAAGTAAGAGTAGCAATTTTGCCAAATAATCCCAGGGTATTATTTTTTTCCTTGTGAAATTTATACATACCCAATCCAATTAGACCAAATGCTGCAAGAAAAACAACATAAAACATAAAGGCAAATCGTTGTATGGAATCAATAGATTGTGGTACCAGTTTACTTGGGTCTTGATATTTTGTATATAATAGAAACAAGCATGTTATAATTATAAATCCTGATATAACAAAAAACTCACCACGTATGGTGAATCGTCCCCTCAAAATATCAATCATAAGAAATTATTCATAGACGGTTATTTTATTCTTAAACCTGTGATTTTCTATACACTAATGGACTAGAGTCTATGCCCATGTCTTGCAAGGTGGAGGAAAACTCTGATGTATAACCGTGAACGGTATACACCTTGGTGGCCTCTGAGGCCTTTACCACATGAATTAATTCATTAAAATCACAATGATCACTTAGAGGAATTTTATAATTACTAATCCCAAAAGGTGTAGATACTGCCCATCCAGTAAAATCAATTACGATTGCATCATACCTAGACTTTACCACCTTTACAAAACTAGATGCGCCAGTATCCTTTGGGGCAATCATTACCCAAGGTTTTTTGCCTAAAAGATTATTTCGTTCAGCTGCTAAATGACCACAACTAGATTTTAAATTTACGCCCAATTCAATATACACATCATTAATTAATTTTATAGAATCATGATAGTATAACGGATCCCAATTTGAAAACATTTCACTTAAAATCTGAGCCTTACCTAGTTTGTATCCTAAAAGTACAACAGGTTGACCATTCGAATATGCTTTTGAAATTATTTTATTTACATCATTTTTAATTTTAGATATTGGTGGAAAAACAAATTTGGGTTTACCAAAAGTAGTCTCAATAATTAGTGTTTTACATTTGGGTATTGTTGCGGCCTGTAAAACTCCGCGTGTTCGCGTACAAATATCACCTGTATAATAAATGTCGTTGAATAATAAACCTCTTGAGCCCAAAATATGTCCATTATTAATTAATTGAAAATTAGTATAATAATCACGATGATCACTCATCTTATATTTGCGTGATAACGCAAGTCGTCTTGTTTCAACGGAAGATAAAAAAATACCCGTATCACCACGTGGCAGGTGATCAAGATGTGCATGAGATACAAAATTGATTCCCTCCTCAGACGAATTTTTCGGATCAAGATGAACAATGGTATCATCATATTTACACACTATACCGTTAGGAGTAGTACGAAATTCTACCATATGTCAAGATAGAGATAATTTGATATAAATTGCAGTATAAGCAGAGTGTTAATCCGTATGTTAAACTTGGGCATTTTAATCTCAGGCATGGGAAGTAACATGGAGAGTATACTCAAATCAATAAAGAGTGGAGAGACTCGAATCAATCCTGCAATAGTGATATCAAATAAATCAGGTGTTAGAGGAATTGCAATTGCTAAAAAATATAATGTAAAGACTGCAATAGTGGAAAGTGTTGTGGGGGAGTCTCGTATGAATTATGATATGAGAGTAGTAAAAATATTAAAGAGAAATAAAGTCACACCAAAAAATGGACTAGTCTGTCTTGCAGGGTTTATGAGATTAATCAGTCCAGAGTTTACTAGAATGTATAGAGATAGAATACTAAATATTCATCCAGCATTATTGCCATCATTTCCAGGACTACATGCGCAAAGACAGGCTTTAGAGTATGGGGTAAAGTATACAGGATGCACAGTACACTTTGTGGATGAGGGCGTAGATACAGGAAGAATAATTATTCAAGACGTAGTTAAAGTAGAAAAGAACGATACTGAGAAGGTACTATCTGCAAGAATATTAAAAAAGGAACACAAAATTTATTCCAAAGCTATTAGATTAATAATTGACAAGAAAATATAGTTTGTTTAATAATTCAAGGGGTTAATCACGAATCAAGTCATTATTAATCAATTTCCACAAGTATGTCCAACGCTTAAAATGGGATAGTTGGAATAATTCAAAGTGGAATAGTTGAAATTAAATAACATATAAAATGTACCCAAGTATTGACAGGCGTAAAAATAGACGGATTGGAGGTCGCACGTGTTGTCAAAACACGTGTAAAGGAGGCCGCAGAGCAATTGAGATTAGATGGGACAAATCCTTGTCTTGCCACCATTTTAGTTGGGGACGATGCATCTTCTGCAACATATATTACAAATAAACACAAGGCGTGCAAAGAATGTAATATTGATACGAGGGATAATAAATTACCAGCAAATATCACACAAAAAGATTTAGAGATTCTAGTAGACAAGTTGAATCGCGATGATTCCGTACATGGGATTTTAATTCAAATTCCACTACCAAAACACATAGACGAGTTTGCAATCATGTCCAAAATTTCACCATTAAAAGATGTCGATGGACTTACCATCCATAATAGTGGATTACTAGACAAAGGCAAAGCAGCTCTCATAGCATGTACACCGTTGGGGATTATGGAATTATTCAATCATTATAACATAAAACTAGAAGGAAAACATGTAATAATTATAAATCGTAGTAGTTTGATCGGTAAACCATTACATCATTTATTATTGAATAGTAATGCAACAGTTACAACGTGTCATTCAAAGACAATCAATATCAAAGAATTGTGTAAAAACGCAGATATTATAATTACAGCAGTCGGGGATAGAACAAAATTTACTCTCAAGGCAGATATGATAAAAGAGGGGGCAGTAATTATTGATGCGGCAATTACAAGATATGATGGTAAATTGACAGGGGATACAGATTTTTCACAGATTATAGAGAAAGCATCGTTTGTAACCCCGGTACCAGGTGGGGTAGGGCCAATGACAGTTGCAATGCTATTAAAGAATACAATAACAGCAACATCGTTGTGTAATAGACTTGGCCGATTCTAAAAAAAATGCATTAAGAAAGATGCTTCTAGAGAAGCGCGATGGTATATCTGCAGAGATGAAAGTCATCACAAGTAGACAGATTCAAAAAAAGATTCAAAAGATTAAAAATTATGCAGAGGCTACAAGTATTGCAAGTTATTATCCAATAGGAAGCGAGGTTTTAACACAATCCATAATGCAAGATATACTCTCCAAGGGTGTTAAATTATCACTTCCTAAAATCATAAATGGCATGTTGGAGTATCGACAGGTCAGTGATTTTACACAGATGGAGATGGGTAAATTTGACATTCCAGAGCCAAGGGCAGACGCAAAACTAGTTGAGGATATCGATGTCATACTAGTTCCAGCGGTGGGACTATCAAGAGACGGGAATCGTTTAGGATATGGACGTGGGTATTTTGATAAATTTCTTGCACAAAATGATGTAACATCAATTGCATTATCATACTCTAAACAACTAGTCGGTAATATTCCAACAGATGATACAGACATTCCAGTAAACTGGATTGTGACAGAAGATCAAATCATCAAAATATAACACCAATATTATAATTATACACTTGAAATTCCAACATGTATTACAGATGTGTTGTATGTTTTTTTGTACAGGTACAGTTTAGTGTGTCTTCAAGGACCATCTACTCTTCCAACACTCGTTATTATATAACAAAATATTTTGCGTCCTTGTGATGTGTTATGAGAGCAGCTGTAGATTGCTCAGGAATTAGTTGACCAGATTCTGTCAAAGTTATACCAGATTCTCTCAAAGAGAGCAGTTTGTCTAGTGTATGATGTTGTGTGATATCAGGGCAGCTGAGATACCCCCAACTGAAACGCAGTCCTCGATTATTAATTCCCAAATCACTACGTATTTTATCATTTGTCCATTCAGTTAGAGCCTCGGCAGTCTCAACGGCAAGTCCATGAAGATAGTACGCATCCGTATATTGACTTTGCTCATTCATATCATCAAGTATTTTGGTTATGCCTGCCCCAATAGTTACAGCTTGCATTGCTATAATATCATTAGAGCCGAAATAATCTGCAAGACACAAATGTTCACTCTGTCTTGATCGTGGAAAGTCAAATTCTACAGAATCATTACCGTTGTCAACTATAAGAATATTATTTTTTGCATGACATTCAAAGTATCCATATACTACACTAGGCTGAAACCACCCCTCATTCAAAACACGTTTCTTCCACGTATCAAGCAAGACCTCATGTTCTTTAGATACAGTAGAGGAGACATTCCCACGAACCCCCCATGATAATTTAAATAATGATTTAAGATTTAGCCTATCCCAAATCTTAATCAAATCGATAGAATCAGAGTCTAGACGTATGATTCTATCTTCAGGTAGTGTTGGAATTTCACTCATGGGTTTAATTGTACTATGAGGAATATTGCCTGTAGAGGGTACAATCACATCTTCTCTCCACGCATTCATCTTCTCTACCCATTTATTCACGAATGCCTGTTTATCATCAGAAAGAAGAGTATCTATTATCTTCAATCCATCAAACATGGTATTACAATAAAATGCACCATGCTGATATAATTCATCTTGCTTGGCAATACGAGCAATTTGACTAGAGGTCACAGCAGCACCACCACATAATACGGGAATTTTCAAATTATTCTTTTTAGCATACTCTATGAAATGTTTCATCTGCTGAGAGGTGTGTACAAGTAGTGCAGACAGACCAACTGCATCAGCATCTGTCTCTTTAATTTTATCTACAAATTTTTGCAATGGAACTTGTCTGCCTAAATCATAAACCGTGTATCCATTATTCTCTAAAATAGTCTTTACTAAATTCTTACCAATATCGTGAACATCACCATAGACTGTTCCAAGAACAATCTTGCCTTTACTCTCTACACCTTTCTGTTTTACTAGATATTTTTCCACCTCAGATACTGCTAATTTCATACATTCGGCAGATTTCAAAACAAATGGCAGTATCAAATCTCCAGAGCCGAACAGATCACCTACCTCTTTCATTGCAGGAAGCAGGCTTTGATTTAAAACAACAATTGCAGCATCATGTGTTTCAGCTTGTGGAATATTCAACACCAGAGAGTCATTAATCGTCTCAAGTTTGTCGGCACGTGAAAGCTGATCTGCAATGGCTGATACCACATCATTACACAAATTATCCTTTAGCCTGTGAAGAATTCTATAATTTGCACGTTTCATCACTGGCCATGTGGGATCAACATCTGTGGTGACAGACGCAGAGCTACCAATAGTTGCCCCCTCAAAGTGAGAGATTACATCAGATAATGCATCATCGTGCTTGTTGAATATGAGATCTTCGGCTAGTTTACGTTCGTCAAGATTAATCTCAGCGTATGGAATGATCTCTTTGACGTTAACGATGGCCGAATCAAGACCACTTTGTATTGCATGATGCAGAAATACAGAGTTGACTAGTCTGCGCGTTGGAGGAGAAAGACCAAAGCTGATATTTGATAGTCCAAGTGTGGTGTATGATTCAGGTAGATGTTTTTTGACTAGCTTTATACCCTCAAGAGTATCGACTCCAGCGTTTAAAAATTCATCTTGACCTGTTCCAAGAGTAAATGTAAGTACGTCAAATACAAATTGATTCTGTTGTAAATTATGTTTTAAACCTCTTTGAAATAAGAGATTTGCAGTATCTAATTTTTGCTGAGGAGTTTTTGCCATGCCATCAGGTCCAATACACATTGCAATTGCAGGAACACCGTACTGATGCATGAGTGGAGCGAGTTTCTCAAAACGTGAGCCATCACCTTCAAGATTAATTGAGTTTATCATAGGTCTGCCAGGAATGCATTCAAGTGATTGTTTTATCACATCCGGATCAGTTGAATCAATTACCAAGGGAGCTGCGACCTCTAGACTAATCTGTTTTACAAGTCGAGTCATAAAATCTGATTCATCTGTGCGTTCATTTGTTGCAACACATACGTCCAGACAATGTGCTCCTTGCTCTACCTGAAGACGTGCCAGATCAACCAAGCCGTCGATATTATCTTCAAGTACTAGTTGTTTTGCTTTTTTGGAGCCTTGGGTGTTTAATCTTTCACCAATTAGTAATGGCGGTGGTGTTTGTGCAAGTGTAATTGCATTAAGTGCAGAGCTTAATCTAGGAATCATAACACATGATTTGTAATGAATAGTAAATTAATATCAATTGCCAATGGATTCGTCCAGGATTGTACGTAATTGAGTAATGTGTTGGGGTGTAGTACCACAACAGCCACCTATTAGTTTGATGTTAGGGTATGAGGAGAGAAACTCTGCCATTTTAGATGCCAAGTTTGTAGGATCCATTTTATACACAGCAACACCATCTTGATTAACTGGCATTCCAGCGTTGGGTACAACAAGTAGGTTGTGGGAGGTATTCTCATCTAGCCATCGAATGCTTTGCTCCATTTCTATGGGACCAGTAGAGCAGTTTAACCCAAATATGTCAATTCCCATTCCAGATACTGTTGTGTATGCAGATTGAATACTAGTTCCAAGTAACATCTTGCCAAACTGATCTAGTGTAGTATTTGCAATCAGTGCAACGCGCTTGTCAATCTTTTTCATAGCCATGTGAGATGCAAGAATTGCCATCTTCACTTCCAGTATATCTTGACTAGTTTCAATAAGTAATGCATCAACACCACCTTCAATTAATCCAAGAGCTTGAAGATAAAAAGAATTTTTAATTTCTTCAAGTGGGGTTTGACCCAAATCAGGATTGTTTGAACTTGGCAGTAATCCACTCGGACCCATAGAGCCCAAAATATATTTTGGAGTATCATATTCTGATACGACACGAGTAGCAAGTGAGGCTATGGTCTTGTTAAGTTTTATGGTATCATCACTCATGTTATACTCGGCAAGTTTGATTACACTAGAGCCAAAAGAGTTGGTCTCAATACAGTCAGCTCCGGCGTCCAAATAATTTCTATGAATTTGTTCTATCCATTCAGGATGAGTCAATACAAGACCGTCGTTAAAGCCATCATGTCCATCAGGAAAGTCAGTAGAGGCAGGATGTAACTTTTGAATTTCAGTACCCATTGCACCATCAATGAGGAGGGGTTTTTCACCAAGTATGTCAAGTAGAGGTATCTTGTTCATGATATCACAAGTTAAAGTCAATTACTAAAAAAACTTTAGTAATTAGGCATCGTATAGATATCGAGGCTCAGAATAAATCCTACTTTATACTATGATTGTTATAATTATTATACATCTTTTTCAAAAGTAAAACAAGTTTATAATATTTTGTGTATAAACAATAATCAAATATTGATTAAAATTTCAGATTCTCTGAACGTGAATAGGCTTCGCTATTCATAATACTACTGATCATAACAATAATCATAAACGTACATATAAAATAACCATGACGGTGGAGTTTGAATATTATACTAAAAATGATTTTTCAAATTATACTGGAAAGGAGATATCTATTTTGGGAGAAAAAATAATTGTCAGTGGAACTGATTTTACCAAAGTCTATGAATCTGCAAAAGTGAAATCTGGTAAACATGAACCCTTGTTTACATTAATACCAAAGATCAATGAGACTTTAATTTTCTAGATTGTATATTTCGTTAAAAATAAAACACTCACAGTAACTAGTTTTTTCATATACTAATGATAAGATTGGATCTAGCATAATATCTAGATCTAGAGTTGAGACGAAAATAAATAATGATTTAAAATCAATACGATTAGCAATGTTGGTGGATTCAAGAGTAGACACTTCTTTTATTCCATTACACATAGCTGATATTTAGATAATAAACTTGGTAAACCCATTGAGGCAAAAAGTGCGTCAGGACCATTTATGATAAAGAAAGGAACGATGAATGTCACTCATAAAGGGCAAATTCCAGTAGATGTTCCCATACAAGAACTAAAAGGAAGAAATCAACAAGATTATGTTTTATTGGTGAGAATTGGATCATTTGCTCAATTTAATATTACATCTAGGGGAAAACAAAAAAATACACTTAAGAAGTCCAAAGTCAGGTTTCAATTCTTAATCTCGAATCATGCTCAATTTTTAAAAGAATTATTTTATACCTCTAATTTTATAACCCAAATTTGTATACTCTTTCTCTCTTCTCAAGTGATTTAGGAATATAGTGCATACTCAAATATTCAAATATGTGTTCGGATACCTTGTACGAAACAAGTCTCGCGTTCTACACAATACCATAGAATGGGTTCTGTTCAGTTTGCTAAACCCATTCATGAGTGATTGAAATGAATCTAATATCAAAAATAAAATTTCAACAAAATATACAAACTAGTCAAATCACAGGATGTTTTATGTTAGTATTACCTATCACATCTACTGTTACTGTGGATTAGAAATGTTAACTTTTTCGCACATATGGTTTATCAATTGTACAAAATGCATTACCTGTTAATTTAATTTGTGATCCTTTATGGGTATCGGTCATTCTTATCAGTTGTGGTTTAGATATTTTTCTACCTTGACATATTATACGTTCACCATGGATAGAATCTCCCAAGTTGATCCGCGTTGACATATTACTCGTGTTTTTCCATAAATCGTCCTTGTTGTTTTAATTCAGATATTACATCAACAACTATTTTTAAATCTAAACCATACTTTTTACATATATCACTAGGGTAAAAAACTTCGCCAATTTTAATTTCATGTAGCAGTAATTTTTTGACCTCTGTTTTATCTAATTCAAAATTATCCATATTAATTGATTCCACATAATTGTCTGCTAAGTTTTGTTGAATGAATCGTGTTAGTGATTTATTCTCCAGTAATATTCTTGTAAGCAATGTATTTAATTCTAAATATGCATGAAATAAAGAATCTACAGAATTAATATTTTTCTCAGACATTTCTTGGTTTAGTTGCTGTAATCTTTTTTCATCATATTCATATAATATATCATCTCTCGATAGATTTTGAGGAGATAAAATTAGAATTCATCCCCCATACGCAATATTCTTTTTCTTGATTTGTCAAATTTTTGCCATATTGTAAGTTGATGTAACGTAGTAGTGTAACGTAATTGCTTAAGACAGGCATATAGAGTGGAAGGATTTTTGTTAGGATATGCACCCATCACAGATTTCAATTCCGATAAAATCTCCGAATTCATCTTTATTTCAATCTCTTTTGGAACTGAATAATTTCTAAACATACCTATAAGATTGCTAGAAACGCTTTCTAAAATTTCACTAATAAATACTTCATCTTCAAGTTCAAGATTCCATGAAAAATTTACTAAATCGTGAGAAATTCTAGAAGAAGCTTCATAGTTTCGATTATTCATATTTTCATAAATGTCATCCAATCTTTCTATGAACACAGTTTTTACATCTTTCATGTCTACTTGTGTACGTTCCATTTATTAAATATTTACAAAATGAATTCTATAAATTTTGTAAGACATATTGGTAGAGAATACAAATGAAATACTACTCAGGTCTCACAAACTGAACAGAATCATAGAATGATACTTTAAAAAAGAACTCGTATCAACAGGTATCATGCTACCATCATTAAAATTAATAAAACAGATGCGGATAAAATTGGGCATTACACAAAAGGCATTAAGCGATATGGTTGGAATTAGCAAATCAATGATGAATCAGATAGAGACTGGGAGATTTAGCACAGGTTATGATACGGCTAAAAAAATCTTTGACTGTCTTGCAACAATGGAGAGTAAATCATCACAGAGAACAGTTTATGAATTATGTAGTAAAAAAATTGTATCGATTAAACCAACAGATACTATTAATCATGCTATAAAAATTATGCAAAAATCATCGATTAGTCAGATTCCAGTATTTGATAAACTTGTAGTAGTAGGTCTAATCTCAGAAGATCAGATAATGTCACACCTGTCAGAGGACAAGAAAATTAAAAACATCAAAGTAGCAGAGATAATGATAGAGCCACCACCAGTAGTTAGTCATTTAACACCAGTTCAAGTGCTAGCACCATTAATGAGATTCTCAAAATGTCTTTTGATATCAAAGAGTGGTGTCATATCAGGAATCATAACGGCGTCAGATACTCTAAGATTATTAGAGTGAGCATAATTCGGCAAGCACGCCACCAAGAGATTTAGGATGAAGGAATGTCACGCGTGTTCCAGCAGAACCTGTTCGAACTTTGCCAAGAAAAACAATTCCGCATTCTGTCATTCTACTCACCTGAGAATTAATATCATCTACCTGAAGGGCAATGTGGTGCAGTCCCGGACCTTTTTTATCAAGGAATTTCTGTATTGGACTATCACTAGATGTAGGCTCCATCAACTCAATACGAGAGTTTTCAAGATGAATAATTGCAATTTTGACACCCTCAGAGGATATAGTTTCATAATCAATCTTATCAGTACCTAGCACCATGGAATAATGTTTTGCAGATTTCTCTACATCATTTACTGCAATCGCAATGTGATCGAGTCTCAATTAAAACACTTCTCTTGGTTTGTATTGACCAAACACTTCTCTGAATGTGTTACTAATTTCACCAGTAGTAGCATATACTTTTGCAGCACGAATAATATATGGCATGAGATTATCTTTACCCTCTGCTGCATTTTGAAGTTTC
This window contains:
- a CDS encoding TIGR00300 family protein, producing MANTRYSQEIEIRGHIIDSAILTKIYDGIMDLNGEFEAKDIKVGKMKNDVSFAKLIIYGKNKRHLDRILEFVYRNGATAVTVKPVILKSASKNMIMPDNFYSTTNNNTQVFLNSKWISVDNIMMDKCIVVKSGKASCVAIRDVKKNDKIIVGDRGVRVQPPQRPRGGVEVFEFMGSSSSSERPTHHIAKNMAKDMAMIRKKGGKIILVGGPAIIHTGVSDVIAWMIKHNYINGVLAGNALAVHDIEYATLGTSLGMNMHDGTLAVRGHRNHMDAINSVFKSGSIANMVKSGKLKKGIMYECIKNRVPFVLAASIRDDGPLPDVIVDITKAQREYKKVLKGADMVIMVSTMLHSIATGNMLPANTKIIVIDISQPTVTKLIDRGTWQALGIVSDVGAFFPIILQELKKMHR
- a CDS encoding DNA adenine methylase, producing the protein MASYLVEQTESKTEFSVRNQRSRLKIIPYVGCKSGFAHIFDALISKDTSENIYDLFGGGGGFTIYACNRFGSERVTYNDNNPVLVNFMTQLQKSPHRLFCEYEKHRKNSSPEYYLKVRGMNIKKGVTAAGRFFYLSKNAFSGKIRFNSQNIFNTPMRKNTPCPKIKRDDIINISQVLKHLTIKNESYENFINLKQKFIYLYPPYINNTNGHYNNILEKSEFIKFVKKIKKTNKVMISEQNLPQELDLVDFNIYNISLYRSLQYVTQNNSKEIIGINY
- a CDS encoding exonuclease, coding for MVEFRTTPNGIVCKYDDTIVHLDPKNSSEEGINFVSHAHLDHLPRGDTGIFLSSVETRRLALSRKYKMSDHRDYYTNFQLINNGHILGSRGLLFNDIYYTGDICTRTRGVLQAATIPKCKTLIIETTFGKPKFVFPPISKIKNDVNKIISKAYSNGQPVVLLGYKLGKAQILSEMFSNWDPLYYHDSIKLINDVYIELGVNLKSSCGHLAAERNNLLGKKPWVMIAPKDTGASSFVKVVKSRYDAIVIDFTGWAVSTPFGISNYKIPLSDHCDFNELIHVVKASEATKVYTVHGYTSEFSSTLQDMGIDSSPLVYRKSQV
- the purN gene encoding phosphoribosylglycinamide formyltransferase is translated as MLNLGILISGMGSNMESILKSIKSGETRINPAIVISNKSGVRGIAIAKKYNVKTAIVESVVGESRMNYDMRVVKILKRNKVTPKNGLVCLAGFMRLISPEFTRMYRDRILNIHPALLPSFPGLHAQRQALEYGVKYTGCTVHFVDEGVDTGRIIIQDVVKVEKNDTEKVLSARILKKEHKIYSKAIRLIIDKKI
- a CDS encoding bifunctional 5,10-methylenetetrahydrofolate dehydrogenase/5,10-methenyltetrahydrofolate cyclohydrolase, whose protein sequence is MTGVKIDGLEVARVVKTRVKEAAEQLRLDGTNPCLATILVGDDASSATYITNKHKACKECNIDTRDNKLPANITQKDLEILVDKLNRDDSVHGILIQIPLPKHIDEFAIMSKISPLKDVDGLTIHNSGLLDKGKAALIACTPLGIMELFNHYNIKLEGKHVIIINRSSLIGKPLHHLLLNSNATVTTCHSKTINIKELCKNADIIITAVGDRTKFTLKADMIKEGAVIIDAAITRYDGKLTGDTDFSQIIEKASFVTPVPGGVGPMTVAMLLKNTITATSLCNRLGRF
- a CDS encoding 5-formyltetrahydrofolate cyclo-ligase translates to MADSKKNALRKMLLEKRDGISAEMKVITSRQIQKKIQKIKNYAEATSIASYYPIGSEVLTQSIMQDILSKGVKLSLPKIINGMLEYRQVSDFTQMEMGKFDIPEPRADAKLVEDIDVILVPAVGLSRDGNRLGYGRGYFDKFLAQNDVTSIALSYSKQLVGNIPTDDTDIPVNWIVTEDQIIKI